Proteins co-encoded in one Bacteroidota bacterium genomic window:
- a CDS encoding KUP/HAK/KT family potassium transporter has translation MSKDTAHVHKVTLAGLMVTLGIIYGDIGTSPLYVLKAIVGDSPINKDIVLGAVSCIFWTLTLQTTIKYVIITLRADNKGEGGIFSLYALVRRTKRKWLLLPAIIGGSTLLADGIITPPISVASSIEGLRLFNPDIPTVPIVIVIISLLFFIQQFGTKFVGKFFGPVMLIWFSMLAILGIAQLVYQPTVLQALNPYYAYFVLKNYPNAMVLLGAVFLCTTGAEALYSDLGHCGKQNIRMSWIFVKTCLVLNYFGQAAWLIAHHDEKLSAFAGGNPFFCIMPSWFYVTGILISAAAAIVASQALISGSFTLINEAMRLNFWPKVKVVYPTILRGQIYIPSVNWLLMFGCIFVVYYFKESSNMEAAYGLAIVLTMLMTTTLLSYYMLLKRYNPIFIISSLIIYLSIEISFLVANLHKFVHGGYVTLLIASILFAVMWVWYEARKIKNRYVEFVKLDKYLPLLTDLSNDLTIPKYATHLVYLSSANHFDEIESKVIYSILQKQPKRADIYWFVHVDVVDEPYRSQYKVRELVSEDVIRIDFKLGFRVAPRINLLFRKVVQDMVKNKEVDITSRYESLNKNSLIGDFRFVVIEKFLSNENELPVYQKIILDLYFVLKHFSVSEEKAFGLDTSSVTTEKVPLIVSPVRDINLTRIPL, from the coding sequence ATGTCGAAAGATACTGCGCATGTTCACAAAGTGACTCTAGCCGGATTAATGGTAACCCTTGGAATTATTTATGGCGACATAGGTACCTCGCCATTATATGTATTAAAAGCCATTGTTGGAGATTCTCCAATCAATAAAGATATTGTGTTAGGTGCAGTTTCCTGTATCTTTTGGACCCTTACTTTACAAACAACAATTAAATACGTAATTATTACACTTCGTGCCGATAATAAGGGTGAAGGTGGTATTTTTTCATTGTATGCTTTGGTTAGGCGTACCAAGCGAAAATGGCTCTTGTTGCCTGCAATTATTGGAGGTAGTACTTTACTAGCCGATGGAATAATTACACCGCCAATTTCGGTAGCCTCGTCCATTGAGGGTCTTCGATTGTTTAATCCCGATATTCCTACCGTTCCAATTGTAATTGTAATAATTTCCTTGTTGTTTTTTATTCAACAATTCGGGACAAAGTTTGTCGGAAAATTCTTCGGTCCTGTGATGCTCATATGGTTTAGTATGCTTGCTATACTTGGAATTGCGCAACTTGTTTACCAGCCCACCGTACTTCAAGCATTGAATCCCTATTATGCCTATTTTGTATTAAAAAATTACCCCAATGCCATGGTCTTGCTTGGTGCAGTATTTCTATGCACTACAGGAGCCGAAGCGCTCTATTCTGATTTAGGGCATTGCGGAAAGCAAAATATACGCATGAGTTGGATATTCGTAAAAACCTGTCTGGTATTAAATTATTTTGGGCAAGCAGCTTGGCTTATAGCACATCATGATGAAAAACTCTCAGCATTTGCAGGAGGAAATCCTTTCTTTTGCATTATGCCTTCCTGGTTTTATGTTACCGGCATATTGATTTCGGCAGCAGCAGCAATTGTAGCGAGTCAGGCCTTAATAAGTGGCTCATTTACGCTTATCAATGAAGCCATGCGACTTAATTTTTGGCCCAAGGTAAAGGTTGTGTATCCTACTATTTTACGTGGTCAAATTTACATTCCATCTGTTAACTGGCTGTTGATGTTCGGGTGCATATTTGTGGTGTATTATTTTAAGGAATCGTCGAATATGGAAGCTGCCTATGGATTGGCGATTGTGCTCACCATGTTAATGACAACCACACTTCTTAGTTACTACATGCTCTTAAAACGATATAATCCTATTTTTATCATCAGTAGTTTGATTATCTATTTATCAATTGAAATATCGTTTTTAGTGGCTAACCTTCATAAATTTGTACATGGTGGATATGTTACTCTTTTAATCGCATCCATCTTATTTGCTGTAATGTGGGTATGGTATGAAGCTCGTAAAATTAAAAACCGCTATGTTGAATTTGTAAAACTCGATAAATATTTACCCCTCCTAACCGATTTATCGAATGATTTAACCATACCCAAATATGCGACTCATTTGGTTTACCTAAGTAGTGCAAATCATTTCGATGAAATTGAATCAAAAGTAATTTATTCAATCCTTCAAAAGCAGCCAAAACGTGCCGATATATATTGGTTTGTGCATGTTGATGTGGTTGATGAGCCTTACCGTTCACAATATAAGGTGCGAGAATTGGTTAGTGAAGATGTAATCCGAATAGATTTTAAACTTGGGTTTCGAGTAGCTCCGCGCATTAATTTGCTATTTAGAAAAGTGGTGCAGGATATGGTAAAAAATAAAGAGGTAGATATAACAAGTCGTTATGAATCTCTGAATAAAAATAGCCTAATTGGGGATTTTCGATTTGTGGTTATTGAAAAATTTTTATCCAATGAAAATGAACTTCCGGTGTATCAAAAAATCATTTTAGATCTTTATTTTGTTTTAAAACATTTTAGTGTCTCTGAAGAAAAGGCATTTGGACTTGATACGAGTTCAGTGACTACCGAAAAAGTTCCATTAATTGTATCACCTGTGCGTGACATAAATTTAACAAGGATTCCACTTTGA
- a CDS encoding universal stress protein — protein MESTENLILVPTDYSEVADCAINHALKLASFLQGKIILMHVVAKEDEVKSNMEKLQKIADELQRLHIIKISPMVKVGNIFDDIGGVAKEINARLIIMGTHGVKGFQHITGSYAIKVITNSSTPFIVVQKRKIRDGYGQIVLPMDMTKETKQKVELTIKMAQYFNSKVHIFTPLETGEFESNKVTRNMFFAIKELEKNGIAYDTKVAEKSGNFVKQMLAYASSVDADLIAIVNNQEKGIPEFVAGLDERQIITNDAQIPVLSVNPVQSSISGSVLFFK, from the coding sequence ATGGAGAGTACTGAAAATTTAATTTTAGTTCCTACGGATTACTCGGAAGTTGCCGACTGTGCTATTAATCATGCATTAAAACTTGCGTCCTTTTTGCAAGGGAAAATAATATTAATGCACGTAGTTGCCAAGGAAGATGAAGTAAAATCCAACATGGAAAAACTTCAAAAAATTGCGGATGAGTTACAACGATTGCATATCATTAAAATTAGTCCAATGGTTAAAGTGGGAAATATTTTTGATGATATTGGAGGTGTTGCCAAAGAAATAAATGCCCGCCTAATTATTATGGGAACCCATGGTGTAAAAGGATTTCAACATATTACAGGATCCTATGCGATTAAAGTTATTACCAATTCAAGTACACCGTTTATTGTAGTACAAAAACGCAAAATCAGGGATGGCTATGGTCAAATAGTGTTGCCAATGGACATGACCAAAGAAACCAAACAAAAGGTGGAATTGACTATTAAAATGGCACAGTACTTTAATTCAAAAGTTCATATTTTCACTCCATTAGAAACCGGAGAATTTGAGTCTAATAAAGTTACTCGTAATATGTTTTTTGCCATTAAGGAATTGGAAAAAAACGGAATCGCTTACGATACCAAGGTTGCTGAAAAAAGTGGAAATTTTGTAAAGCAAATGCTTGCTTATGCCAGTTCAGTAGACGCCGATTTAATTGCTATTGTTAACAATCAAGAAAAAGGCATTCCTGAGTTTGTTGCCGGATTAGATGAACGACAAATAATTACCAACGATGCACAAATACCTGTATTGTCTGTAAATCCGGTACAATCTTCTATTAGCGGCAGCGTATTATTTTTTAAGTAA
- a CDS encoding HD domain-containing protein has translation MSLLFYLLAGRVWWTIGISLISAGVLFLIWNRTRIVRIKLQKDELEAEVKKRTFEIEAQKAEIEKQNQLLAYEKEKVEKLLSNILPKDTIEELKTKGKATARHFRLASVMFTDFKGFTQISSKLRPHELVEALDAYFIKFDEIIGKYNLEQIKTIGDSYMCAGGLPIRNRSNPIDIILAALEILRYVAKQNEIKQKNQQDIWELRVGIHSGELIAGVIGTKRFAYDIWGDTVNIANALEHFGVPGKINISGNTFHLVKDFFDCTFRGKINTKSQEEVEMYFANTIKAELSENGEGIVPNAAFREKLKSNLDREFNYKKAEQHIIKLLKIKLPEGLHYHGLHHTYDVCDAAQRIAKAEGVSGEDLFLLLTAALIHDAGFTITYINHEDKSVELAKQILPQYGYSDAQLKVIEGIIEATKLPMNAKTLLEKIMCDADLDYLGREDFYPISEGLKKEFLAQGIVKNDKEYDAVQIKFLTAHKYFTETAKSTRDSGKQQRLQEIIERYNAYV, from the coding sequence TTGTCGTTACTATTTTATTTATTGGCCGGAAGAGTATGGTGGACTATAGGAATTAGCCTTATTTCTGCAGGTGTTTTGTTTTTAATTTGGAACCGCACTCGAATTGTACGCATTAAGTTGCAAAAGGATGAACTAGAGGCCGAGGTTAAAAAGCGTACCTTCGAAATTGAAGCACAAAAGGCTGAGATTGAAAAACAGAATCAATTGCTGGCTTACGAAAAAGAAAAGGTTGAAAAACTTTTATCGAATATACTACCCAAGGATACGATTGAGGAACTTAAAACTAAAGGAAAGGCCACTGCAAGGCATTTTCGATTAGCTTCAGTAATGTTTACTGACTTTAAAGGATTTACTCAAATTTCGAGTAAGTTACGGCCGCACGAATTGGTAGAAGCTCTCGATGCTTATTTCATAAAGTTTGATGAGATAATAGGCAAGTATAACCTAGAACAAATTAAGACCATAGGCGACAGTTACATGTGTGCCGGAGGTTTACCAATACGTAACCGAAGCAATCCGATTGATATAATACTTGCTGCGTTAGAAATTTTACGGTATGTAGCTAAACAAAACGAGATTAAACAAAAGAATCAACAGGATATTTGGGAATTGCGTGTTGGGATACATTCGGGCGAGTTAATTGCCGGTGTTATTGGAACCAAACGATTTGCTTACGATATTTGGGGCGATACAGTTAATATTGCAAACGCTTTAGAACATTTTGGGGTTCCCGGTAAAATAAATATTTCAGGAAACACATTTCATTTGGTAAAAGATTTTTTTGATTGTACATTTCGGGGCAAAATAAATACGAAAAGCCAGGAAGAAGTTGAAATGTATTTTGCCAATACTATTAAAGCTGAACTATCAGAAAATGGCGAAGGTATTGTGCCTAATGCTGCTTTTCGTGAAAAACTGAAATCGAATTTGGACAGAGAATTTAACTACAAAAAAGCCGAGCAGCACATCATTAAGCTGCTTAAAATAAAGTTGCCTGAAGGGCTTCATTACCATGGATTACACCATACCTATGATGTATGTGATGCTGCTCAGCGCATTGCAAAAGCCGAAGGTGTGAGCGGGGAAGATTTATTCTTATTACTTACTGCAGCACTAATTCACGATGCAGGTTTTACAATTACATACATTAATCACGAAGATAAAAGTGTGGAATTAGCAAAGCAAATTCTTCCACAATACGGCTATAGCGATGCTCAACTTAAAGTAATTGAAGGAATTATTGAAGCAACTAAATTGCCAATGAATGCTAAAACATTATTGGAAAAAATTATGTGTGATGCTGATTTAGACTATTTAGGAAGGGAAGATTTTTACCCCATCTCAGAAGGATTGAAAAAGGAATTTTTAGCACAAGGAATCGTTAAAAATGATAAGGAGTATGATGCAGTTCAAATTAAGTTTTTAACTGCTCACAAGTATTTTACCGAAACAGCTAAGTCCACACGTGATTCGGGCAAACAACAGCGTTTGCAAGAAATTATTGAACGTTACAATGCCTATGTATAG